cctgcgtttgaatcgaccaatcagagttgagcagggaagaggttctttgtccactcaacagctaatttgcatctttatgacctcctggcaactttacaaaataccattccaaattataacataatgaaaagagaatgttctatggtcacacaatatatgtaaacaaggagaaattgtaaagacaaacatttatatatcaaatatgctaaggtttgaattgcatcaagtcatgattcattcggaggtacgaatacaaacaaagcctgaattaacttgcctatttaacaattacagattatttaaaaatggcaagcgcgacaacatataacctagatatttagatatatttatagaaaaagacagttgaatcacacaagttcctatttgtcagagaagtttctctggttagcctcagatgtaaagtttcagattagacagagagacttctcccctctgctttgaagcttaggagtcgtaaaatatccaacagagaaacaaaaggttatcaaaACTCTCTGTgagaggttttgactctggtcttttgatgatggcatcaagaaaccaggagaaaggggagtgaatatggcaagccgaattagcttttaatcattctcaggatatgaatttttgatatcaacaattcaatttttactagtaaaaattataattcttgatatcaagaatagaatttctactagtaacaattgctatttttgatatcagtaattacattttcattagtaaaaatgtgaattacaatgacgtcatcactcatcaaaaattgaatttcaactagtaacaaacgtaattcttgatatctgtaattgcatttttactagttaaatatcacaataggctgccattcaaattcaatttcagatatcaataattcatttcttatacgttaaaaatcttatttcagatatcagaaatgcaattcttactagtaaaaaacataatttttgttaTCAAAATGTAACTTGTTGCTAGTAAAAATGAATTCAAGAAATGAAATCaagaattcaatttttactagttgaaatgctcattcttgatatctgtaaatgAATTTTAACATGTTGCATTTGGTATTTCTGACATCAGGAAATAGATTTCTGATATCAATAAATCTGAGAGTAATTGTAGATATCTAAAATGGCTTTCTTACTAGCAACAATcacattgttgatatcaagaattaacattgtcactagtgaaaatgtaattattgatatcagaaattggcatttttacatgtagtaattcaattgttgatatcaagaatagacaTTACCACTAGTAACCAcacaattgttgatatcaaaaattatgttttttactagtaagaattgcatttctgatatctgaaataagatttttaacatgtaagaaatgaattattgatatctgaaattgaatttgaatggcagctgttgtgatatttaactagtaaaaatgcaattacagatatcaagaatgacgttttttactagttgaaattcaatttttgatatcatgaatgtacatttctgcgagtgatgacgtcattgttgatatcaagaattcacatttttactagtgaaaatgtaattactgatatcaaaaacagcaattgttactagtaaaaatttgatatcaacaattcagaattatcatttttactagtaaaaactgaattgttgatatcaaagattcatatcctgagaatgattaaaagctaattcggcttgccataagtgaagggggttgatggctcttctttcaatgactccgaccatttggcttatgctaaattctctacacacacactgtagagtataaagtaaaacaaattttattgtttcttgggttgcttaatgttaatgttaattcacactgatccaacaaagtTTGAAACCCCTGGTGTTTGTTGGATCAATGTCTATGAGAATGTCAGTGTTGGAGTTTGTTGACATTTGTAATgtggatcagtgtgaattatAGCCTTTAAAATATCCAAAGACCCAAACTCTTAATAAGCGCCCCTATTTTTGAGCATTTTATTGATTGCAAAAACATGTTCAGAACATGTATTGAATTATTTTAGCTTTCAAATGATGTATAGTTTTTGATTGaagaataatgtaaaacaaagttAATATCTATGCAGACACATTTAAAACTCCTTTTCCATTGGCCCTGTGCATGTTAAGgggtttaaaaaatgtatgcatgAAATGTGCCATTAGAGATATCCCTAAAACCCACACTACAGAGCATTTTGCAACACGCAAACAACAGTGCACTTCCTCCTTCAGTCAtattatgtttcacattttcTCTTTGTTGTATGTTTGCTCTTATactgtgtaatattaaaaatcTGTAACAGGAAGAGCTTCTGGGCCAATGATTGCAAAACATCTTGCAAAATACCCACATAGCAAAATTGGTTTGGCCCAGTGATGGTCCACACAACCCACATTCACTTGGCCCACATACAGCAATGAATTACGGTCCATGAGTTGACCAGGTCTGGTTGTCAGAACTTGGCCACATACAGCCCATGGCATAGCCATATCTCAGCCAATTGTATGACTGGTCACACATATAcgggtgctggtcatataattagaatatcatcaaaaagttgatttatttcactaattccattcaaaaagtgaaacttgtatattatattcattcattacacacagactgatatatttcaaatgtttatttcttttaatttgatgattataactgacaactaatgaaaatcccaaattcagtatctcagaaaattagaatattacttaagaccaatacaaagaaaggatttttagaaatcttggccaactgaaaagtatgaacatgaaaagtatgagcatgtacagcactcaatacttagttggggctccttttgcctgaattactgcagcaatgcggcgtggcatggagtcgatcagtctgtggcactgctcaggtgttatgagagcccaggttgctctgatagtggccttcagctcttctgcattgttgggtctggcatatcgcatcttcctcttcacaataccccatagattttctatggggttaaggtcaggcgagtttgctggccaattaagaacagggataccatggtccttaaaccaggtactggtagctttggcactgtgtgcaggtgccaagtcctgttggaaaatgaaatctgcatctccataaagttggtcagcagcaggaagcatcagaagcgtctcgcctgggctaaagacaaaaaggactggactgctgctgagtggtccaaagttatgttctctgatgaaagtaaattttgcatttcctttggaaatcagggtcccagagtctggaggaagagaggagaggcacagaatccacgttgcttgaggtccagtgtaaagtttccacagtcagtgatggtttggggtgccatgtcatctgctggtgttggtccactgtgttttctgaggtccaaggtcaacgcagccgtataccaggaagttttagagcacttcatgcttcctgctgctgaccaactttatggagatgcagatttcattttccaacaggacttggcacctgcacacagtgccaaagctaccagtacctggtttaaggaccatggtatccctgttcttaattggccagcaaactcgcctgaccttaaccccatagaaaatctatggggtattgtgaagaggaagatgcgatatgccagacccaacaatgcagaagagctgaaggccactatcagagcaacctgggctctcataacacctgagcagtgccacagactgatcgactccatgccacgccgcattgctgcagtaattcaggcaaaaggagccccaactaagtattgagtgctgtacatgctcatacttttcaagttcatacttttcagttggccaagatttctaaaaatcctttctttgtattggtcttaagtaatattctaattttctgagatactgaatttgggattttcattagttgtcagttataatcatcaaattaaaagaaataaacatttgaaatatatcagtctgtgtgtaatgaatgaatataatatacaagtttcactttttgaatggaattagtgaaataaatcaactttttgatgatattctaattatatgaccagcacctgtatatattcCCACAGTTCTATATTTTACATCTGGGCCAAATAATACACTAATACCCAGCTAACAAAactgttataagaacgttcattttttccatgtttttgaataagttttaaaaacttttttaatgttttaagaacgtAGTGAATAAGTACCTTTACTTAGTATAGTCAAACATTTGTTTCTTGAAGAGGCATTAACATTAATCCATTTTGATAGATCCAATTACCTGTATGGATATGACTAATCCTGATCCATCATGATGCCACATAATATTCCATTCTATTCTGTTACATGTCTATAGGTTCAGGGATTAGAGTCCAGTAGCTCTTGCACTAAGCTTCAGTATAGATCTCTCTTTGTCAAAATATCAACCCACAGAGAACCCGTCAGAATTTAAATAATCTCccaaaaataacacacacacaggctgctTTGATGGGCATATAGGAGATGAGCATATTAGTAAGTGTCAAGGATACATGgaagaaagaacccaattgcaggcagcggggatgaaggggttaacaaaggatatttattatacaaaaacacaaaacaaagacccacagtGGGGTATAACAAGACAAGCGGGGTAATGACAGGACATAGACTAACTATcactaaactgaaataaacaacattagacATAAACTAGACTGAAAACTTACTAACATGACTGGGGTTTTCACagaaaacaggaacacagcagtACACAGGAAATTCACACAGCGTACACAGGAAAttcacacagcaaacacaacgtaatccacgaacacaagacaaagaaacaagagggtatttgtaggggaacacaaacaagggataacgacacagggcaggtgtgggtaatgaaacactcagggaaggataacaaggaaacgagatggcgggaacagagacgagacactggagagaacgtatattattgtcaaaaggacaataatatgtttctctccacacataaccaaagactttgtcatggctctgctacaggaccaagaaaaacatgactaaggaagcagagccatgacaagtaAGCAAACAGAACTACAATTTAAACAACAatggttatttttttaatttacctttacatttattcatttagcaaaagcttttttccaaagcgacttacagataaACTTTGTTGTCATACTGTATTGCTCAAGCCGTACACACACTTGGTCATGGCGGTTGTTTAAGTTAGATCCAGATTGCTCAATGTAATGCAAGACTATGCGGTCTGAAGACACGAATGCATGAAAACATTACAGAACACTAACATTGTGTTGTgcagacacacatgcacgcacacgcacaaaaaaacattttgccgATTCACTGAGCAAATAATTATCTAAAGAACTGCAACTGAGAACAGTCACTGGCCTAGATATGAATCCATAAAGCAATTATATTTCTCATGTAAGACAAAACTTCTTATCTCTTTACTGACCTTGAAGCAGTTCTGGGTTGCCATgtattttaattacatcaaaGCTAGGCCCTTACATTGTTGATATTCTTTGGGTTTACAAATGCATAACTATGTTTTTGTGTCACACAAAACTTTTGGTTTTAATGGTATTATTTTTCTACATGAAACAGCACTAGAGCACAATCAATATGTAGTACTCCACCCTCAAGAGCTGACCTATCACAGCATTTCAATCCTTTCATAAGCACTCAATATTGTTTTAGGAGAGAGGCAGTGGAGTCGAGAGGAAGTGAGGGTAGTGAGTAGGAGAAACATTCCAACTCCTTTAATCAAATGGTGAGATTTGCTTGCTCAGACAAAGAGTCTAGAAAAAACGAAAGAAGTCACATTCTTCAAGTAAACAAATCACTTAATGTACTGTAGAGAAAATAGGCCACAAAATTAAAAGGACAGAAATGAGCATACAGTAAACATGTCAGGTATACATACAATCATGTTTTGTAAATTTATGACAAGAATAAATAagcatttatgtaaatatatagcaaaaaaaaaactacagtaCAGAGGAAAAGAGAAACGGAAGTCACAATATATAAAAGGCCTACTATGTGCTTTGGTGGTAAGACACATAGAACTATGTAGAACATGTAGAAGCTATTCAAATAGTGACTGAGATCAGTCTCTCATGTCTGTGCATGTCTGACATGCAGATTAATTTggaaaatttattttgatttgctTCAGATTTTTGCCAGATCTATTTGTAGCATAATTATCTTAAGTCTTGCATCTGGAAAGAAGATTGTTACTACATTAATGGAAGCCATCTTGTCAGCTTTAACAACCAAAATAACGAAAACCACAGGTGCTGTGAGAATATGCAAATATGTCACATTCTCATTAATATTGAAGCAGTAAGAGGCCAACACAGTAGGTGGCGATAATAGACATTATTGTTTGTGTTAcctgaaataaaaccaaaaagaagAAGACGAAAAGGAAGCAGAAGCATCCAGAAAGTGAGGTGAATTAAGGAATATTGCTATGTCGGTAGGTAAAATAATCGtgtaatttaaaaagtatttatattaaatattatgtaaGCTTGATAGAAATGGCATCAGTAAATTCACAAGGATTGTGTCGTGGCACACGTAATCTTTTTCTATCAATGTTGTTACGTGGTTGGTATGAATTTTCTACCTTCACACGtgcctgtcagttggtaatacctagaatttcaaaatcaagtgcaggtggtagatccttctcctatctagcgcctaaactttggaatagtcttccctgcactgtccgggaggcagacacactctgtcagtttaaatctagattttACTGTAGCCATATTACATTGCTAAGTAGCAAATGCCTGATTTATATCTTAGtggcatttttattaataaaataccaATGTGCTGTATGgtggctaaaaataaaaaatattgtgttttgtaaaaatatattggCCAAGGCAATATATTGGTCTTTCACTAATATTTGTCGTCCTCACCAACTTGTTTCAACTGGCTATTTTTCTAgacttttttatgttgctttttagGTGAGCTCTTGTCACCGTTGCCAACTGAATGACCCCCTTAAGACTGCTGTGCCAGTCTTGCATTCCATTAAGGTACTGCTTACAATAACCTTGTTTACCGTTTTACCAGCATTTGACTGATGCTAATTTTGTGCCATGCAGGTGAAAGAAGCTTGGGAGGTCCTTGGTTTGGATTTAATTGGACCTCTGCCAGAAACAGCACGTACCAACAAGTATGTCCTTACCATGACCGACCTGTACACCAAGTGGGTGATTGCAGAACCAATGCAGTCTAAGACAGCAGCTGAGGTGTCTGCAATAATAACCACAAAATTGTACTCGTTCGGCATTGTTAGGAAGATTATTACTGACCAAGGGAAGGAGTTTGTTAACAAGGTGAAGTTTTGTAAAGGTTTCATTATGTTTCGCCCCACTCTAGTCTCAACATATATGTTGTTGTCTCCAATTAGTCTTGCAAATTTAACTGATGATCCCTCTGCAGCTCAACGACAGCATTTTCAGTGCACTGAAAATCAAACACGCCGTCTCCAGTGCTTACCATCCCCAGACCAATGGGCAGGTAACTCTTTGGTTGTATGTCTATTGGAAGTCCCATTGTTGTCTTGCAGTTATTCATCAACtttataaatacagtacattgatTTAACAGGATGAAAGAACCAATCAGAATATCAAGCGGACCCTCAGGAAGTATGTGAATGACAACCACAATGACTGGGACCTCCACCTTCCTGCTGTGGTGTATGGGATCAACACTGCCAATCAGGTTCTCTCTTAACAtgcttattatatttttaatatctacaGTTAATTGTCAATGGTAAAACTGAATTGAagaatttattaaatattaccaTTAAAGCGGGGGTAACACACAGAGATTTTGCCAATCTCATGTTAATCCTGAGCAAtctagagtagtattgcattctTTATATCtccgaagagtctttagttttatCATAAAATACAGATACAGATGTACAATTCTGTATTTGACAAATAAAGCTAAATAAAGTAGTGAATTACTATTGGAATTAGACCTTGGCATAGGCTGTTCCATGTATTTTATTTGCTGTGATTCTACATTATATGTAACTCTTAGCCTTTGTTATGTCACTGTTACACTGTATACAGTCTCTGCCTCGATAGATACCATCACCAGTTCCTTATACTTTTCAAAGTTGGCTTGACTGAGACTCCATTGATCTGTTGGTTGCAAAAAATCCCTTCAAGATAGAGACCAgatcatttgttttcaatgagttttcatttttgggtattGTTGTTATTTGTAGGTTCTTAGCAACATAGAGAAAGCACAGAGCAGGCAACAAAAGTCATTCCAAAATAGTAAGAGCAAGTATGTGCGAGAATGTTCAATTGAGGCTGGCGATGATGTTCTGCTCTCTGGGGACCCCAAGAAAATGAGGACAGGAGACACATTGACAAGTCAGCACCAGGGACCATATTCTGTGGCCAACATCTCTTCCAAAGGTGTGGCCACCATTGTAAAAGGGTCAGTCTGCAAGAGGGTCAGTGTGTCAAGACTAAGGACATACTACAGATTGAAAAGTAagattttaataaaatctgtataaaatggTTTACAATTAAatgcaagatttaaaaaaatattgcatgtGTGTCTGTAATTCCTCTTGTTACCAATTGTCACTTAATTGTGTATCATCAGATGGACCAAATGAGATGCGGTTTCTCCAGGACCATGGTTACTCAACATTTAAATGGCAGATAGATCATCCATATGCTTGTTCAGGAGCAAAGTGGGAGAAGATCTTGAGCCCTATTCAAGATGAACTGGTAAGCattctgtttatttatctttGAATTGTTTATTCATAACCATTAATTAatcatatcaaacattcttCATTTTTAGTTAAAGTATGTGTTGGATGAAAATCGTCCACCAGGAGAACTGATTGTAAAGCAGGGCAAAATTTGCCTTACACGAGAAGACTTCTGGAGCCTGGGTTTAAGCCAGTTTATGGAATCTAATGAGcgtatgttttattgtgttactcCGATAATGCAtaatgttacacatgacagatTTCACAGGGATGTAATCGTTCTGCAATTAATTTCAGATTGGAAATGCTTGCCTTAAAATTATGGAAGAAGCTGCACGAAGACATGTACTGTATTACTATTATAtcttttaaaaagatttttatttgatgcATGCATGTTTAATAACTTTAAATGTTCTTTCCACCAGGGAAAAAGTGTTCACATTATGGACCTTTATGTTGTTCCAACCTGGAAGAACAAAAATGTGTACCCAGTGCATGTTTTGCCTGTAAGTTATTTTTTGCTATCATACACTCATCAACCAAGAAACTCTTTTGAGAACAGGCACAGAAGTATGTTTTTTGTCCATGCAtattgttttgttccaatactAATAGGAAAATGTGGGGTCCACGGATGCCGTAGTATTTCCAGCTCGGAGCAGGCAGCCAGATGAAGCTGATCATTATCTGCTCTGTGTTAAGTTTCTTTTCTCTAATATTTTTAGCCGTAATATTTAAATTCAACAGATAGGGTTAGTGAGTTCTATTTTCATTGATATTAACAAAATACCCATTGCAGGTTATGTTGGTAGCTAAGAGGGAGATACTTTTTCTTGATTCTCTTTGCCctgatggttttggagataagaCTTACAGAACCATATTTAGGTTGAGACCTAAGATAATTTACTGGCCTTTTTCCAggcatgttatttggttacagtTTCCAAAAGGAGCCTCGTTCTCAGGCTTCAAGTTTGTATAGAGCCTCGTTCACAGGCTTCAAGTTCATCAAAGAGTAGTTCTCAGGCTGCACACCTGATAATTTAATTGCACgttatgtaattttgtgttctctATGGAATCCCAGACACATTACAAGCTTCATTGACCCAGGATCCTGGACTGAAAAAACAGGAAGAGACCTTgaggtatgttttaaatgatggaattgtgtcaagcaaatg
This region of Triplophysa rosa linkage group LG1, Trosa_1v2, whole genome shotgun sequence genomic DNA includes:
- the ponzr1 gene encoding plac8 onzin related protein 1 isoform X2 codes for the protein MAVQQTTIVTTQHHVSSGTWTTGICDCCSDMSTCCCGLFCFPCMQCQTVSQFGWCFCMPLLDCCMIVSCCFRQKTRERYNINVSSCHRCQLNDPLKTAVPVLHSIKVKEAWEVLGLDLIGPLPETARTNKYVLTMTDLYTKWVIAEPMQSKTAAEVSAIITTKLYSFGIVRKIITDQGKEFVNKLNDSIFSALKIKHAVSSAYHPQTNGQDERTNQNIKRTLRKYVNDNHNDWDLHLPAVVYGINTANQVLSNIEKAQSRQQKSFQNSKSKYVRECSIEAGDDVLLSGDPKKMRTGDTLTSQHQGPYSVANISSKGVATIVKGSVCKRVSVSRLRTYYRLKNGPNEMRFLQDHGYSTFKWQIDHPYACSGAKWEKILSPIQDELLKYVLDENRPPGELIVKQGKICLTREDFWSLGLSQFMESNIGNACLKIMEEAARRHGKSVHIMDLYVVPTWKNKNVYPVHVLPENVGSTDAVVFPARSRQPDEADHYLLCTHYKLH
- the ponzr1 gene encoding plac8 onzin related protein 1 isoform X4, encoding MAVQQTTIVTTQHHVSSGTWTTGICDCCSDMSTCCCGLFCFPCMQCQTVSQFGWCFCMPLLDCCMIVSCCFRQKTRERYNINVSSCHRCQLNDPLKTAVPVLHSIKVKEAWEVLGLDLIGPLPETARTNKYVLTMTDLYTKWVIAEPMQSKTAAEVSAIITTKLYSFGIVRKIITDQGKEFVNKLNDSIFSALKIKHAVSSAYHPQTNGQDERTNQNIKRTLRKYVNDNHNDWDLHLPAVVYGINTANQVLSNIEKAQSRQQKSFQNSKSKYVRECSIEAGDDVLLSGDPKKMRTGDTLTSQHQGPYSVANISSKGVATIVKGSVCKRVSVSRLRTYYRLKNGPNEMRFLQDHGYSTFKWQIDHPYACSGAKWEKILSPIQDELLKYVLDENRPPGELIVKQGKICLTREDFWSLGLSQFMESNEHWKCLP
- the ponzr1 gene encoding plac8 onzin related protein 1 isoform X3 → MAVQQTTIVTTQHHVSSGTWTTGICDCCSDMSTCCCGLFCFPCMQCQTVSQFGWCFCMPLLDCCMIVSCCFRQKTRERYNINVSSCHRCQLNDPLKTAVPVLHSIKVKEAWEVLGLDLIGPLPETARTNKYVLTMTDLYTKWVIAEPMQSKTAAEVSAIITTKLYSFGIVRKIITDQGKEFVNKLNDSIFSALKIKHAVSSAYHPQTNGQDERTNQNIKRTLRKYVNDNHNDWDLHLPAVVYGINTANQVLSNIEKAQSRQQKSFQNSKSKYVRECSIEAGDDVLLSGDPKKMRTGDTLTSQHQGPYSVANISSKGVATIVKGSVCKRVSVSRLRTYYRLKNGPNEMRFLQDHGYSTFKWQIDHPYACSGAKWEKILSPIQDELLKYVLDENRPPGELIVKQGKICLTREDFWSLGLSQFMESNIGNACLKIMEEAARRHGKSVHIMDLYVVPTWKNKNVYPVHVLPTHYKLH
- the ponzr1 gene encoding plac8 onzin related protein 1 isoform X1; this encodes MAVQQTTIVTTQHHVSSGTWTTGICDCCSDMSTCCCGLFCFPCMQCQTVSQFGWCFCMPLLDCCMIVSCCFRQKTRERYNINVSSCHRCQLNDPLKTAVPVLHSIKVKEAWEVLGLDLIGPLPETARTNKYVLTMTDLYTKWVIAEPMQSKTAAEVSAIITTKLYSFGIVRKIITDQGKEFVNKLNDSIFSALKIKHAVSSAYHPQTNGQDERTNQNIKRTLRKYVNDNHNDWDLHLPAVVYGINTANQVLSNIEKAQSRQQKSFQNSKSKYVRECSIEAGDDVLLSGDPKKMRTGDTLTSQHQGPYSVANISSKGVATIVKGSVCKRVSVSRLRTYYRLKNGPNEMRFLQDHGYSTFKWQIDHPYACSGAKWEKILSPIQDELLKYVLDENRPPGELIVKQGKICLTREDFWSLGLSQFMESNIGNACLKIMEEAARRHGKSVHIMDLYVVPTWKNKNVYPVHVLPENVGSTDAVVFPARSRQPDEADHYLLCVKFLFSNIFSRNI